The genomic region TGTTAAAAACTTACCTTCTTCTACTAAAAATTCTCCAGGAGTAAAGATTTTATTTTTTAATGCATTGTTAGAATTATTGTATTCTACAAATTCATTTAAATATAATGGAATACCTCCTGTGATGCTATAAATAAATATTTTGTCTTCAATAGAATAATTTAATAGGAATTTTGCAGAATCAAAAAAATCCATAGGCATAATCTTATATTGACCTGTTCTTCTTCCGTATAATGGACTATTATGTTCTAAAGCGATCTTTTCCATCATACCACTATAAGAACCACATAATATTATATTTATATTCTTTTTACTAAATTCTAAATCCCACCATCTTTGAAAAATTGAAATAAATGCAGGGTCTTGTTGAGGAATATATTGAAATTCATCAAAAATTATAGCATCATATTTTTTTTGCATTAATAACGCTTTTAATAATCCAAAAAAATCATCCCAAGATGTAACTTTTATATTTGTGGGCAAGGTACCCATTTCAGATATTATCATTTTTGAAAATCTATCTATTAAATGTAATGTATTAGAAAGATCAGCAGTAAAAAAAAGAACATTTTTAAATGTATTTTCTAATAAGAATGTTTTTCCAACTCTTCTCCTACCATATATTACTATTAATTCACTTTTATTAGTCTTTGCTTTTTTTAATAAGAATTCTTTTTCTTTTTTTCTATTAATCATTTTCATATTATTACCTCCAAAAATACAAAGATAAATTTTGCAAAGTTATATTTAGCAAAGATAACTTTTGCAAATTTCAATTATATTATATCATATATAAGAAAAAAATAAAAATAGAGATTAATTTAAAAGATAAAACAACTCTTTAAGCTTAAGGTTTTTGTTAAATGTTACGTAATATTTAAGTAATTTATTCTTAAAAAGAATTAGGCGATATAAGGGGTTTATAATGTTTTTGATGATAAATTAATCGTATTTGATATTTTCTTTTTATTATAAGCGATTTTTTTAGTTTGATAAAAAATATCCTAAATTAATAAAAATTGTTTTATGTCTTAACTTCGGTAAATCAAAATTTACCGAAGTTAAGAAAAAGCCTTTAATAATGCACAAAATAGCTATTTTATGAGTATTTTTGCTATATTTATTAATTGTTTTTGAGATATAATGTTTGTCATTTCTCCACAAGGACATCTTTTATTTCTTTAATTATTATATATTGTATAATTTATATATAATGTATATTATTAAATAAAATATATAATAAGAACAATATGGATTTACTTAATGGGATATTAAATTTATAATGTAATATGAAATATATAACACATACTATAATATAAATCATAATATGCAAATGATATGTGATATTTCGATGTATATGTTTCGTATATGGATATATAAATTAAAAATAACAATATACAATATAATATATATTTTATATGGATATATAAATAAAAATTCAAATAGAAAATTAAACTACATAATTGAAATGATATATACATTATATATGATATATACAATGTATAATATAGTCTGTATTAAATATTTCAAAACTTTTATATGAGTTGATAGTAAATAAAGTAAATATCTTTATTTTTATCAAAAACCTTATGAATAAACGTTTTAAGAATATCTCTTTACTTCGGTAAAGAATGATTTACTGAAGTTAGACTGCTTAATATTGCATAAATAGACGTTTATATAAAAAATTCTCTTCCTGAAAAAATATCAGGAAGAGATTTTTCATTTATTCTTTATATACATTGTTAAGACTTTTACATAAAAATTGCATGTTACGATTTTTTACTAAATAATCACCCAATATTTTCTTCTAGTTGCTTTGCAGCAATTATACCACTTCTTAATACATCCCATATACCCATTGCAGAATACAGCTGCATTTTTATTAAGAAAAAAATATTTACCATAGCATATAATGTTCCTGCATCACCAAGTTTAACTCCTCTATAAATAATAAAAAGATAAAATATTGCTGATAACAAATTCCTTGAAATATTAGATAACAATTGATCTATTAAATATACTTTTTTCGCCTGTTCCAGAAATTTTTTGTATATTTTTCATAGTTCTTCATTTCAAAATAAATTTTTTATTTATTCTTTATATATAATTCCGATTGAGCATACCATAAATTTCTATAATATTCTGACCTATTAATCAACTCTTTATGAGTTCCTATATCAATTATTTTTCCATTATCCATAATCACTATCTTATTACAATACTTTATAGAAGCTAATCTATGTGTTATTATTATTGCTATTTTTCCTTTGCTTATTTCTTCAAATTTTTCGTATAATTCATTTTCAGCTATCGGATCGAGTGCTGCTGTTGGTTCGTCGAGTATTATAATATCATAATCTTTAAAAATTCCTCTTCCTATTGCTACTTTTTGCCATTGACCACCTGAAAGTTCTACACCATCAAATTCCTTTGATAATATTGTATTTATGCCATTAATAAATTTTTTATTATTATAATTTATTCCTGCATAATTCAATGTATCTTTTATTTTTTCTTCATTATTTTCATTTTTCATATCACTAACAGATATATTTTCTTTCAAAGAAATCTTATATTTATTAAAATTCTGAAATACAGCAGTTCCTCTTCTTCTTATTGAATCTAAAGATAACAAAGAAGAAGCTATTCCATTATAATATATTTCTCCCCTTTGAGGACTATATAATCCCAATATTAATTTTGATAACGTTGTTTTTCCAGCCCCATTTTTACCTATAATTGCTATTCTATCTCCTTTTTCTATTTTTAAATTAATATTCTCAATTGCCATTTTCCCTGATGGATACATAAAAAATATATTTTTTAATTCTATATTTGATATTTCATCTATAGCATTTTTCCTATTTTTCAATTTTTCGTCATAATTTAAAAAGTTTATATATTTTTTTACTTTTACAAATATTTCTACAGCATTTTGCAGCCTATATTCAAATATTTCTTCAAACAATCCAAATAAATTTGAGATAGATGCATATACAGCTGCGAATGCTCCAACCGTTATTTTATTATTTATTATTAAATATATACTCAACCCTAAAATGCTCATATACCCAATTATATTTATTAATTTTGATAAGGCTTCTATTTTATTTAACTTTCTTTGATAGATCAATTTTAAATCATAATAATTATAGTTAGTTTTTTTAAATAGATTAATTATATATTTGGTTGCTCCTAATGTACGTGTTTCCTTTAAATAATTTTTATTTTTTATATATGATGAATATATTTCTTTTTCTCTTCTCAAAGGGGCATGTGTTTCTTCAAGTTTTTCATAATACTTTTTCTTTATAATTTGTGAAATTATTGTTGGGACAAATATAAATAATATACTTATACCTAATAAAGGATTTAAGGATATCATGTATAGCTCTATAAATATATAATATGGAATATACAAAAATAATATATCCATTATTATATTTAATAAACCCCTTACTGATTTAGCACCGATTATTGCAGAATTAATTATATTTCTATTATATGGAACATTAAAATAATTTGGTGAAATTTTTGAAATTTTTAAATTTAAGTTTTTTAATACAGTTTTTAATGTGATATCATGATAATATTCTCCAAAATACTCTGATATTCCACTTGAAACTTCTGATAGTATAGCAAAAAACATCAAATATATAAGATTTAATAATATCATTTTGTATTCACTATTATTATTAAAGTATTTAATAGCATTATCGAACACCTTTTGCATTTGAACTGTAACCATGCCTAAAGATATCGCATCAACTATTGAAAACATGTATTGCAAAAAAAATCTTATAGGAGATATTTTAGCAATATCAATAAATACATTGAATAGTTTTGTTGTATTATTCACCATACCATCTTCTTTGTTTTTCGAACATTTCATAATATACACCTTCTTTTCTAATTAAATCATCATGAGTTCCCCTTTCGATGATTTTTCCATTTGAAAAAACTATTATTTCGTCTGCATATCTTATTCCACCTAGTCTATGTGTAATTAAAATCTTTATCGATTTATATGGTACAGAAAAAAATCTTTCAAATATTTCTCTTTCTGCTATGGGATCAAGTGCCGATGTTGGTTCATCAAATATTTGTATTGGAGCATCTCTATATAAAGCTCTTGCCATAATTACTTTTTGCCACTGACCTTCTGATAAGTTATAACCTTTCCCATTAATGTATCCCAGTTTAGTTTTTTCTTTTTCTGGTAATTTTTTCATTATTTTATCTACACCAGTTAAATGAATTATATTATTATATAGTTCATTATTATTCTTTTTTACATCTCCTATTTTTATATTTTCCTCTAAAGTTAAAGGATATTTTGTATAGTCTTGATAAACAATAGAAAAATATTTATACCATTCTTCTATATTTGTGTTTTTTTGCTTTTTATTGTTAATGTATATTTCACCTTCGTATTCTTCATATAGTCCGAGTAATAATTTTATTATTGTTGTTTTTCCTGCTCCATTTTCCCCTACAAACGCATATGTTTTTCCTTTTTCTAACTTAATATTAATATTATTTAATATCCATTTATTTGAGTTTGGATATTTAAATGACACATTTTTAAATTCTATTGCTTTTATATCTTTAATATTTTTCGTTTTTAAATATATATCTTTTTCTATCTCTGGTAATTTTATATACTTTTGATAATCTTTTATATAATTTATACGTCTTACTAAATCCTTTACTATATTTGAAAATGTCCAGGACATTGGATGTATTAAATTAAATACAGCACCTGTTATACTTATAAACATTCCTGAGCTTATTTTGCCAGATTTTAAAACGAATAATAAACTTGCCGAAATACCAAAAGCTAATACAGCCATTAATATACTTAATATTTTTACTCTTGCAATATTTTTCATTGTTGCTTTAATATCTATTCTTCTAGCTTTTTCATATAAATTTTCAAATTTTTTTGCTATATTATCGCCATAATCGAATAATACTCTTTCATCTGCCATTTCACCCGTATTTAACATTAAATCATAAACTTTTGCTTTACGAAAATACTTCATAGATTCTGTATATGATTCATATTCGCGTTCTCCACTATAATAACCTATTATCGCCATTAGTATTAATAATATAAGCACTATGGTTCCTATTAGTATGCTACTTTTTATTATTATTGCTGATATTGATAATATTTCTACTATTATTTTTATAAATGCACTTATTTCATTTAATCCAATTGTTATTGCATTTTCAGAATTATCATATATTCTTTCAATTAATTCATAATTTTCATGATTTTCTAATATGTCATATCTTAGTTTTGCATTTTTCTTTAAAATATCTTTTTCAAATTGATTATCTACTTTTTTAGATATTCTGATATAAATTTGTTTTGATATAAGATTTATAAAATAATTTATTAAGAACATCATAAAAAACAAAAAAGATATTAATATGAATTTTTTATCTATGGTTTTATTATTAATAAAAATTTGAACAGCATCAATAAATAATGCTGTAATTATTATTCTTATCCATGGCATAGCATAGCTCAATGTTTCTATAATAAAATATCCTATTGATAATAATGGTGATTTTTTAAAAGAGTATATTATAATGTATTTAAATAATAATTTTATATTTTCCATTTTTATATTCCTTTATAAAACTAATTCCTACAGGCTATTTGCCTGCAGGATTCCTAATTTAAAAAAATACACTTCTTGATTTTCCGTTACAAGTTCCACCTTTACATCCCTGAGTTTGGACAACTATTTTTGATACTTTTATAATAGGTTTTTTATATTTCATTTTTTCACCTCCCTTCCTTTTCGCATAAATATTTAAATACTTCTGCATTTCTTTTATCTAGAGACGAACAACCTAAAAAGGTGTTATCTTCAGAGTAAGCGAACCCTGGACATCTATTACAAAAATCTTTTAAATAACAAGTTTTACAATCTTTTAAATCATATTTTGTTAAAGAATATATATATTTGAGTTTGTTAGAGTTATACCAAATATCTTTTAAATTTTGTTTTTTTAAATCTCCAATTTTATATAAAAAAGAATTACAAGGATATACATTTTTATTAGAATCTATATATATACTATATTTTAAATTAGGGCAAAGATCGTCTGAATTGTTATTTTTAAAAATTCCCTTTTCTATTTGAATTGGAATATCTTTATAAAACTTTAATAAATCATTAAAATCAAGAGAATTTTTTTTAGGAGTTTCATCACCATTTGTTTTCGATATAATTATTGGATTTGGTGAATATTTAAATCCATTTTTTATACAAAATTCTTGTAACTCTTTGTATGAATCTTTATTTTGTTTCATCAAAGGGGTTTTAATTTCTATATTGATACCTTGTTCTTTCATTTTCATAATATTTGATAATATTCTTTTTAAAGATCCTTTTACTCCTGTAATCATATCATTAATTTTTTCATTTAATGAAAAAATAGTTGTAGAAAATTCCGTAATAAATAAATCAGAAAGACTTTTAATTTGTTGATCATTAATTATTGTAGCATTACTTAGTAAAGTTACACGAAATCCCATAGCCCTAGCCCTTTTTACAATATCTATTATATCTTTCCTAAGAAAAATTTCTCCACCAGTTAGAACTAATTCAAAAGTTCCCAGCTTTCTTAATTGCTTAAATAAATGAATAATAAATTCATATTCTAATCCCATGTTATTATGTTCTGGAATATAACAATGTAAACATTTCAAATTACATAAATTTAATATTTCAATAGTTGCAATTAATGGAATTCTTTCATTATAAGCTTTTTGGACAATATTTTGATAAGAAAAAGAATTCTCATCATATATCCTCAAACCACCTCTACAATTTCTTGATTTGCAAGAACTTTAACAAAATCTATAAAATCTTTTTGAATAAATTTATCTGAGATAAAATTAAATTTGTTTTTTAAATTTATCAAACTCTTTTTTATAGTTTCACACTTTATCAAATAAATCCAAAATTCATATGCTATATCATCTAATAAAAATATATATTCAGTTCTTTCATCTATAACATAAACACAATTATCATAAATTTGCCATGAAATCCATTTACATATTTCAATTTTCTTATTTAGTATAAAATCGTCCATTATAATCCTCCTTCTACAAAAATAAAAATTTAGAAAATTAGTCAAAAATAATTAATAATAAAATTTAAGTTTTAAATTCACAAAATTTTAAAAATAGATAAGAATATAATTAACTTTTTAGTTTATAAACACATTGTATTACAAAAAATCATATGTTATAATGTTAATAAAACAATTGAGTCTAGAGATGTTTTTTATTCATAAATTTCAGTTTGAATTTGAGGATTTGATGAATTGGTTGATGAATAATCATAATCATCTTCAGCATATAGTATATTTGAGAATAGAAAAAGTATAATTAATATTGATACTATAATTTTTTTCATCCCCATCACCTCCCAATTATTATTTATTTTAGCAATTCTAACATGATTTTCAACTATTACTATAATGTTAACAAAGCTTTATTTATCAGGGTTTTGTTTTTACGATAAAATTACATTTATGTTATAAAGTTTTTTGTAACATTATTTGTGAATTGCATAATACATTTTAATAGTATATTTTATATACTAATTCTTTTTATTTCACAATCTAAAAAATAGCAAGAATTATGATTTTAAATTTTTGTAAATTATGTAACTATTTGGTTGGTGATAATATATGAAGATTAATAATATGTTTCTAAAAAAGATTATAGATATAGTCGAGTACGGAAG from Marinitoga aeolica harbors:
- a CDS encoding ATP-binding protein; translation: MKMINRKKEKEFLLKKAKTNKSELIVIYGRRRVGKTFLLENTFKNVLFFTADLSNTLHLIDRFSKMIISEMGTLPTNIKVTSWDDFFGLLKALLMQKKYDAIIFDEFQYIPQQDPAFISIFQRWWDLEFSKKNINIILCGSYSGMMEKIALEHNSPLYGRRTGQYKIMPMDFFDSAKFLLNYSIEDKIFIYSITGGIPLYLNEFVEYNNSNNALKNKIFTPGEFLVEEGKFLTMEEFKKDPSNYFSIMKAIADGKTTPNEISNFSGVENRKISTYLSKLLEIELIKKELPFSIKKAKKKPLYYIDDEYIRFYFKYIYPNIDLIYREHGEKILNKINSEKSMYISFTFEKIAKQYVERIESPQIIGKWWDKDIEIDLVAIHEEKLIVGECKYTNKKVDDRVLQKLQLKTYKMLDEIKFEPKEIIYYLFSKSGFENISESKNIKLIDLNTLSEIIKD
- a CDS encoding ABC transporter ATP-binding protein; the protein is MKCSKNKEDGMVNNTTKLFNVFIDIAKISPIRFFLQYMFSIVDAISLGMVTVQMQKVFDNAIKYFNNNSEYKMILLNLIYLMFFAILSEVSSGISEYFGEYYHDITLKTVLKNLNLKISKISPNYFNVPYNRNIINSAIIGAKSVRGLLNIIMDILFLYIPYYIFIELYMISLNPLLGISILFIFVPTIISQIIKKKYYEKLEETHAPLRREKEIYSSYIKNKNYLKETRTLGATKYIINLFKKTNYNYYDLKLIYQRKLNKIEALSKLINIIGYMSILGLSIYLIINNKITVGAFAAVYASISNLFGLFEEIFEYRLQNAVEIFVKVKKYINFLNYDEKLKNRKNAIDEISNIELKNIFFMYPSGKMAIENINLKIEKGDRIAIIGKNGAGKTTLSKLILGLYSPQRGEIYYNGIASSLLSLDSIRRRGTAVFQNFNKYKISLKENISVSDMKNENNEEKIKDTLNYAGINYNNKKFINGINTILSKEFDGVELSGGQWQKVAIGRGIFKDYDIIILDEPTAALDPIAENELYEKFEEISKGKIAIIITHRLASIKYCNKIVIMDNGKIIDIGTHKELINRSEYYRNLWYAQSELYIKNK
- a CDS encoding ABC transporter ATP-binding protein, which translates into the protein MENIKLLFKYIIIYSFKKSPLLSIGYFIIETLSYAMPWIRIIITALFIDAVQIFINNKTIDKKFILISFLFFMMFLINYFINLISKQIYIRISKKVDNQFEKDILKKNAKLRYDILENHENYELIERIYDNSENAITIGLNEISAFIKIIVEILSISAIIIKSSILIGTIVLILLILMAIIGYYSGEREYESYTESMKYFRKAKVYDLMLNTGEMADERVLFDYGDNIAKKFENLYEKARRIDIKATMKNIARVKILSILMAVLAFGISASLLFVLKSGKISSGMFISITGAVFNLIHPMSWTFSNIVKDLVRRINYIKDYQKYIKLPEIEKDIYLKTKNIKDIKAIEFKNVSFKYPNSNKWILNNINIKLEKGKTYAFVGENGAGKTTIIKLLLGLYEEYEGEIYINNKKQKNTNIEEWYKYFSIVYQDYTKYPLTLEENIKIGDVKKNNNELYNNIIHLTGVDKIMKKLPEKEKTKLGYINGKGYNLSEGQWQKVIMARALYRDAPIQIFDEPTSALDPIAEREIFERFFSVPYKSIKILITHRLGGIRYADEIIVFSNGKIIERGTHDDLIRKEGVYYEMFEKQRRWYGE
- a CDS encoding radical SAM/SPASM domain-containing protein; amino-acid sequence: MRIYDENSFSYQNIVQKAYNERIPLIATIEILNLCNLKCLHCYIPEHNNMGLEYEFIIHLFKQLRKLGTFELVLTGGEIFLRKDIIDIVKRARAMGFRVTLLSNATIINDQQIKSLSDLFITEFSTTIFSLNEKINDMITGVKGSLKRILSNIMKMKEQGINIEIKTPLMKQNKDSYKELQEFCIKNGFKYSPNPIIISKTNGDETPKKNSLDFNDLLKFYKDIPIQIEKGIFKNNNSDDLCPNLKYSIYIDSNKNVYPCNSFLYKIGDLKKQNLKDIWYNSNKLKYIYSLTKYDLKDCKTCYLKDFCNRCPGFAYSEDNTFLGCSSLDKRNAEVFKYLCEKEGR